The DNA segment GCCAGCGTCTTAGCTCTTTACGAACCTTTGCATCAAGTGCTCCAAACGGCTCATCCAATAAAAGAACTTCTGGTTGAACGGCTAAAGCACGAGCTAAAGCCACTCTTTGTCGTTGTCCACCTGACAGCTGTGATGGATACCGTTTTTGTAAGCCATCTAGTTTTACAAGATTTAAGAGCTCATCTACTTTCGCATTCATGTCTTTTTTAGATGGACGAACGCGGCGAGGGCGCACTCGAAGTCCATATGAAATGTTATCTGCAACAGTCATATGTGAGAATAACGCATAATGTTGAAAAACAAAGCCAACATGCCTTGAAACAGCATCGACATCCGTCATATCTTGTTCATTAAAAAAAATAGATCCTTCCGATGCACTTTCTAAGCCTGCAATGATACGTAATAAAGAGGTTTTACCAGAGCCCGACGGTCCAAGTAATGCAATCAGTTCCCCTTTTTTGATCGATAAGCGGATTTGTTCAAGGGCTTTAAAATCTCCAAAGTACTTTGAGACATTATTAATTTCAATTGACATACATAACACTCCTTACAATTGTGGACTCTTCTTCTCTACTATGTTCTTAATAACCAGTGTAATGATTGCCAGAATCGACATGAGTGAAGCGACAGCAAAAGCAGCTGTAAACATATATTCGTTATATAAAATTTCAACGTGAAGTGGCATCGTATTTGTTAACCCGCGGATTTTTCCAGAGACTACGGAAACAGCTCCAAACTCTCCAATTACTCGTGCATTACACAAGATGACCCCATATAATAGTCCCCATTTTATATTTGGTAAGGTTACATGCCAGAATGTACGCCATCCATTTGCCCCAAGAGAAAGTGAAGCTTCTTCTTCAGCAGTACCTTGAGCTTGCATGAGAGGAATTAATTGTCTAGCCACAAATGGAACGGTTACGAACATACTTGCAAGTACAATACCCGGCACCGCAAAGATAATTTGTATGTTGTTGGCTAAAAGCCATTCACCGAGTAACCCGTGAACACCAAATAATAAAACAAATACAAGACCAGCAATAACTGGTGATACGGCAAAGGGCAAGTCAATTAATGTAATCAAAAAGCTTCTACCCTTAAATTGAAACTTTGATAAGGCCCAAGCGGCAGTTACTCCAAAAATCGTGTTAAGTGGGACGACAATCGCCACCGTAAGTAGAGTTAATTTAATAGCTGAGAGTGCTGCAGGATCAGTTATTGACTGAACGTAGACAGACCATCCACCGGCAAATGCTCGAACAAAAATCGCTGTTAACGGTAGAATTAAGACAAGTGAGAGAAATAACAAAGCGATGGATAGAAGTACCCATTTCACCCATGTCTTTTTTTTCTTAGGTTTTGAGTATACAGATTTATGATTAATCGGGGTCTCAGTATTCAACTTGTACCTCCTTTATGTATGACGTTTGGATGCCCACCATTGTATAAGATTCATTAAAAACAATAGTAAAAACGAGAATAACAGCATCACAGAAGCAATGGCGGTAGCTCCTTCATAGTTAAATTGTTCAAGCTGATTCATGATGAGTAATGGAGTAATCTCCGTCTTCATTGGCATATTTCCTGAAATGAACACGACAGAACCATACTCACCTAGTGCTCTTGCAAACGCTAAAGACATACCAGATAACAAAGCTGGAAACAAAACAGGCATGATTACTTTTGTAAAAGTGTGGAAACCGTTTGCTCCAAGCGATGATGAAGCCTCCTCTAGTTCTTTGTTAAGATCTTTTAATACAGGCTCAACCATGCGTACGACAAATGGAAGTCCAATAAAGATTAATGCGGTCATTACACCAAGTGGAGTAAAGGCAATTTTAATCCCTAATAGATCAAAATATTTACCTACCCAGCCATCTGATGTGTAAATCGTAGTTAATGCAATCCCTGCGACAGCAGTCGGTAGTGCAAAAGGAAGATCAATGATCCCATCGATGATCTTTTTTCCTGGAAAGGAGTAGCGTACTAAAATCCATGCCAGCAGTAATCCAAATACACCATTGATGAGAGCTGCAGCGAGTGCAGCTCCTATACTTAGCTTATACGATGCAACCACTCGTGGAGAGGTAACGGTATTCCAATAATCGGAGAAACTCATATTTGACGTTTGGATAAAAATCATTGAGATGGGAATTAAAACGATTAATCCTAGATACATTAATGTCATACCTAGCGTTAGTGAAAACCCAGGGATGATACTTTCTTCTTTAAAGCGTAATGTTCTCATACGATCCTCCCTTAGTAATCTTATTGCTCGTAGATTTGATCAAAAACTCCTCCATCACTGAAATGCTTCTCCTGAGCTTCTTGCCAGCCTCCAAATGTATCATCAATCGTAACGAGTTGAATTTCTGGGAAGTACTCACTAAATTCGTTTAAGATCTCTTCATTTCTTGGACGATAATAATGTTCTGCTGCTAGGCGCTGACCTTCATCTGTATACAGATATTCAAGATAGGCCTCTGCCACTTCGCGCGTTCCTTTTTTATCAACGTTTTCATCAACAACAGCAACAGGCGGTTCTGTCAGGATGCTAATGGAAGGTGCGACGATATCAAATTCGTTCTCACCCAGTTCTTCAGTAGAGAGAATGGCTTCATTTTCCCACGCAAGTAAAACGTCTCCAATTCCTCGTTCAACAAACGAAGTTGTAGCGCCTCGTGCACCAGAATCTAAAACAGAAACGTTTTGATATAGATCAGAGATGTACTGTTTAGCCGCATCTTCAGAACCAAATTCTTCTTCTGCCCAGGCCCAACCAGCAAGGTAGTTCCACCTGGCTCCTCCAGATGTTTTAGGGTTTGGTGTAACAACCTCTACATCATCTCGAATTAAATCATCCCAATCCTGAATGTTTTTAGGGTTGCCTTCACGAACTAAAAAAGTAATCGTAGATGTATAAGGTGTCGAATTATCTGGCAATCTCGATTGCCAATCTTCTGGAATTAGATCACGAGAGTCGTGTAAGACATCGATGTCATAAGCAAGCGCTAATGTAACCACATCTGCCTGTAAACCATCGATAACCGACCTTGCCTGGCTACCTGAACCACCATGAGATTGGTTAAATGTAATCGTTTGACCAGTTTCTCCTTTCCAATGTTCAGCAAATGCTTTATTGAAATCCTCATATAATTCTCGTGTCGGATCATATGAAACGTTTAGAAGATCAATTGTATCTCCATCGCCCGCTGCTTGATCACTTGAACCACATGCACTTAAAGCAATGAGTAAAGCTGGAATGGAGGTAAATTTGACAAATGATCGTGTTCTGTTTGGTTTGATTTTCAATGGGTTCCTCTCCTTTTTACACTCTTTTTATATACATTTAAGTATAGTGGTTTAGTTGGCTTTAAGAACAAAAAAAGAAGCCCTCCACTAATAAACGGTATTAGCAAAGGCCTTCGGTTGTCCGATCAGCAACTATTTTATTGTACTCATATCTTATCCATGCTTTTCCGATGTGTCAAGTATATTTTAAAACATATGCTTTAACTCCGATTAACTTGTAAAGTATCGTACATCCGTTCGATCGAACAACGGAATTGCTTCTGCTAGATAAAATGTAAGGAGAGGTGCTAACAGAATAACAACAAAAAAGAGAAAGTCCCACGAGCGAACATTTGTTTCATAATAGAATGTTCTTTCAGTTGCTTGAGTAAAACGCTTTGCCTCCATTGCAACGGCTATTCGTTGGGCACGCCTGATACTCTGGGCCAGGAGTGGGATTGAGAAAAATTGGAGCTTTTTATAAAATCCCTTCAGTCCTTTTTCTGGTACAGCTTGTCTAATGATCAATGCATATCGGAGTGTTTGAAATTCCTCAAACATAATTGGAATCATCCGTATGGATGCTAGAAAACTATAAGCATACTTTGAAGGGATTCTTAGCTGCTGCATCATAGAATAAAACAATAATACGGGTTTTGTTGTTAATGCAAAAATCATTCCGAGTATGGCAAAAGCAAGCGCTCGAAAGCCTAGATGAATGCCTCGATAAAAGCTTTCCTCACTTATTTGGATAAGCCCCCATGTATACCAAATCGTATCTCCTCTCCCAAAAAAGATCATCGAGCTAGCTGAGGAGATAAACACTAAAATAAAAGGTAGTGAGTAAAGTAGCAGATAGCGCAATGGGTGACCTGAGAACACATATAAAATAACACTAAGTACAATGGTTAAATACACTAGATGCGAAGGATTATGAATAAAGATCATATAGAAAAACAGAAAAATAGAAAGAACTAATTTTATGCTCGGATTTACTCGTGTTAACCACGTCTCATGAACATTGTATAAAGAATTCATCTGCTCTCCACTCTCTTCACCCTGTTTTCTAATGGTTCTGTTTCAAACACTTCACCGTCTTTGACGTTCCAGACGCGGGTTGCAAACGAGTGAACGATTTCTTCATCGTGTGTCACCATCATGATGGTTACCCCTTGATTTTTTAAAGATTCCATCATTTCAAGCAGAGCAAAGGTATTTTTTGCATCCTGCCCGAAAGTAGGTTCGTCGAGCAGTAAGACCTTTTGCTGACCAACTAGTGCTGTAGCAACACTTAATCTTCGTTTTTGTCCCACAGATAGTTGATAAGGGTGCTGCTGCTTATGTTGAGTAAGCATAAATGCAGATAATGTTTGTTCTACTGTCTTTTCTATTTCAACCGAAGAACGTCCCTCTTGCCTTAAGGTAAAAGCAATCTCTTCACTAACGTGGTTTGTAATAAATTGATATTCAGGATTTTGGAAGACAAATCCAAGAAGATGACTAATTCGATCCTTTTTCTTAATTAGAGCTTGGTTCACCTTATAACTTCCGCGTGTGCGTAGAACATTCATTAATCCTAGAAGTAGTGTGCTTTTACCCGCTCCATTTTTACCAGTAATACAAATCCATTCTCCAGGATAAACACGTAACGACGGAACAGTTAATTTTATCTCTTTCCGCCTTACTACTTGAAAATCCTCTAACTCAATAATAGGATGTTGATTTTGATTAATCCATTCTGGCAACCATTCACGCTCTGAAACATATTCCTCCCAAACGCCTGGATACCAAATGCCATAGTTACGTAGGGTTTGTTTATAAGTTCTAAATATATCATCTGTCTGACCATCTGCAATCACTTGACCCGAATCATCTAGAACAATCACTCTCTCTACAAAATCAAGAATATGATCAATCTTATGTTCAACGATAATAACAGTTTGATCTTTCGTAACGGATTGAATGAGGTTCCACATATGTTCAGTACCTTTTGGATCAAGCATGGCTGTTGGCTCGTCAAAAAAGAACGTAGATGGCTCGAGAGCGAGTACTGACGCGATGGCTAGCCTTTGCTTCATTCCTTGAGACAACTGAGAAATTGGAGTATGAAGTTCGTCAAGCTCTAATCCCACCAATTCAAGAACGCTTTTAATTTGTTGATCCATCTTTTCTCTTGGTACACCTAAGTTTTCTAATACAAACGCAATCTCCTCATCTACGTAAGGCATACAAAATTGACTATCAGGGTCTTGAAAGACATAGCCCCATGATTTTGGATGAGTGAGTTTATCATATTTGAGTGGAAGATTAATAGCGGATGGTACTAATCCTGTTAATACTTGAAGCAAGGTTGATTTTCCACTTCCGCTTGGTCCGAGGATGAGAACCTTCTCCCCTTCAGATATTTTAATACTCAGATCTTTGAATAAAAGCTTCCCGCTCCCAGGAAAGGTGAGCCTTAGTTTATCTACAGTTGCTGCCATCTTTAAAATATCTCTCCTTTCTTTACGAATCTAATGTGTCAAAATCTTTTTTAGAAGAAGGTCTTAATAAATCCGTCACACCTGTTTTCTCAAGAGCTCGAACGAGATAGTAAGCAAATACGCCTGCAATTAGAATACCGCTAATGGTTCGTAAAATAATGACTAATGTGACATTCCAACCAACTAGATCAGCCATATAACCACGGTTCCAGTCCATGACAAACGATCCGCCTGCGGATGCTGCGCCAGCAAGTGACGTAGTAAGAACGGAGTAGCTTTTGTACATGAACAAAGCAAAAACAAGTTCGGCGCCAAGCCCCTGCATGACTCCATAAATTAGTACCTCTAAGCCGTATTGTGATCCAACAATAAATTCACCAGAGGCCGCTGCTGTTTCAGCAACAAGTGCCACACCAGGCTTTCTAATAATCAAAAAAGCTACAGTAGCCGCGATAAACCACATGCCATACATCAATTCATTTACTTGAAGTGGGAATAGTTTCAAACTGTCATTTACTGGTCCCCATAATCGGTACACGATTCCAAAAACAACGGCAATAATGACTGTGACCAAAATATCTGTTAAGGTTAAGCGCTTTTTCATCCGTTTCCTCCAGTCCTCTATTCCCCTAGTTAGCCGAAAAAAAGAAGCCACTCCATGAATGGAGTGGCTTCTTCATTACATATATACACTTGTCCTAGAAAACAAGTCATCATAGTAAAAAGAGTCGACTCCACTTTCCTACGCTAGTATTATCTAGATCAGGTCAAGGGTCAAGGCAAAGTCGCCTCTCTCAGCTTACGCGCCCCTAGTGGAAATAAAAGTTTATAATGTTGTACATGTACATTTAACCATATTAAGATGATGTCGACAATCTTTTTTTAAGAATGCTTTTCTAAGACGGTTTCTACTTCTAAAAGTGATGTGATTTCATATGTTGGTTCAACATCAGCTGTCGTTTGATCTTTGCGATTTACCCAAATTGAAGAAATGCCAGCTCGTTGCGCTCCAAGAATATCAGTCATTAAGTTGTCTCCAACCATAATCACTTCTTCTTTCTCCAGCTCCATTAAAGATAAGGCATGCTCAAAAATACCTTTATCAGGCTTCCCCTTACCATAAGCTCCAGAAATAACAATATGGTCAAAATAAGGAACTAACTCGGGAGTAAGTTCTAGTTTAATATTTTGCAGATCAGGAGAGCCGTTCGTTAACAAAAGAAGTTTATAGTCTTCTTTTAGACGATCCAATACTTTAAAGGTTTCTTCATAAACAATTGGATTTTTTCGGCGTTCTAGCGGAAATTTCTCAGAAAGCTCTTTTGCAAGCTCTCTATTTTCCACTCCACACTTTTTTAGGCCGAGATCCCAAGAAGCTAATCTATACCCAGGAGCAAGCTCCTTTAACTTCTGAAATTCTTCTTCCCGATCCTGGAAATTCGCCCATAGTCCTTCAAATGGGTTAATCCCAATCATTTGTGTAAAAGGAAACGTTTCATACGATGCATATAATTGCCTAGCTTCTTCTCTCACGGCATGCTCAAGCTCTTCTGCTTTAATACGTTCATCTTGTTCAGCTGCATAATCACATGTTGCATCAAATGCTTTCTGAACACTTTGTTGATCCCATAAAAGGGTATCGTCTAAGTCAAAAAAAACAGCTTTTATCATCAATGATTCCCTTTCTTTAAACCAATTTTAATACATTCTGTACAATTATTTTACTTCGTAAGTCCAATTAAACGGGTCTTCTATTCTACCTTTTTGTATGCCTGTTAACGTTTCATAGAGTCTCGCAGCCAAAGGACCTGTTTCGCGATTATTAATGAGCGACTGCTCACCTTTCCAGCTAAGCTCTCCAATAGGTGAAATGACGGCTGCCGTTCCCGTTCCAAAAGCTTCTTCTAAGCGATTTTCCTTGATTGCATGTAATACTTCGTCAATCGAAATTTTCCGTTCTGAAACAGGTAAATCCCAGCTTTTCAGAAGTTCGATAATCGATTTACGTGTAATTCCTTCAAGGATACTACCACTTAGTGCAGGTGTTACAACTTCTCCATCAATTTTAAAGAAAACATTCATACTTCCTACTTCTTCAATATACTTTTTCTCGGAACTATCAAGCCAAAGTACTTGAGCTTGGCCATGTGCAGTCGCTTTATCCTGAGCTTTATAGGCAGCAGAATAGTTTCCAGCTGTTTTAGCCATTCCGGTGCCACCGAGTGCGGCTCTTGTATATTCATCTTCTACGTAAATACCTACAGGTGCTATACCTTCTTTATAATAGGAGCCTACTGGCGAAAGAATAATCATAAATTTATAAGACGAGGACGGTGCCACACTTAAATTAGGTTCTGTTGCTATAATAAATGGGCGAATATACAATGAGGTACCTTCATATGTAGGAATCCAATCCTTGTCTAGCTTTACCAGTTCATTCAAATACTCTAAAACAATGTCTGTATCAATATCCGGAATACTTAAGCGGTCACTGGATAAGTTAAGTCGCTTAAAATTTTGTTCGGGTCTAAATAATAACACTCTGTCATCATCTGTACGATATGCTTTGAGACCTTCAAATACAGTTTGTCCATAATGATAAATCATTGCTGCTGGATCGAGTGTTAGAGGTTGATAAGGTATAATTCGTGGACTATGCCAGCCATTTTCATTTGTATAATCCATGATGAACATATGATCAGTAAACGTTTTACCGAACTCAAGGGTCTCAGGATCTGGCTTTGTTTTATGGTGTGTTGCGGTCATAATTTCTAAAGTTTGATCAGACATATTAAGAAACTCCCCTTTTTATCCCACGATAGTAACATTGTAACGTACCTATTATAACATGATTAAGCAAATTTTGAATGAGCCTTATCCCTTAGTCTGTTTCATATAATTTCCAAGTTCAACAAACATGGCACCCATTCGTTCAATTTCAGGAGCAATTACTCTTTTGACTCCTTGACTATGAAGCTCTTCAGTTGTTACTTTCCCAACTGATACTGCTAGTACATTCTCTTCAAACAATGTTAAAAGGCTTTCTTTTTTATCATATTTGTTAGCAACTGTGAACAATTCTCTCGCCTGGATTGCTGTTGTAAAGGCTATGGCATTGTATCTTTCGTTTAAAAGTTCGTCTAATAGGACAAGAACATCACCTTCATTAACAGAGATATGCTGATAAGGTAAAATCTCTTTTATGCTTGCCCCTTTTTCTTCAAGAAACGAATGAAGAACCGGCGCATTCATCCCGTGAAGTTGAACCATAACCAGCTTACCCTCTAAAGAAACGTTTTCCATTACTTTTATTAGTCCCAAGGTTGTTCCATCTTCGTCTCGCAAATCAGGAGTAAAACCATATTTTTTTAGAACAGCATGAGTTTTATATCCTCTTGCTGCAATCGTTGATTGGTTTAATGCATCAAAAAGCTCGGTATCAAACTTCCCCTTTTCAGCCAGTCTAAATAAGGTCTCGGTCCCAATCCCTGTTGTAAAGATAAACACTTCTGGTTTTTTTAATATTAACTCTTTGAAATCCTCCGCAACCTCGAGTTCAGCTAAAAAAACTGTACCCTGCAAAGATCTAACTTCGCTTGTTCCGCCTTGTTTTCGAATAATGGTTTGCATTTCTTCTGTTTTTCTGGACGCAGTTAATGCAATATGACAATTTGTAAGACTTTTCATTGAAGGTACATCCTTCCTCTTCGTAAATAAACATAAGTGTTTACGTTTGAATAAACTGAATATATCATGTTTTTGTTTTTTAGTTAAGTTTTTCGTAATAGTTAAAAATATGGTACGTGAAATTATTATGTTGAGCAAAGGAAAGATACTTTTCTTTACCCTAGAATACTGACTTTGGCTAATCATCTTGCTATAGACCCACTCGGTATCAGGTTGTTACGATACATGGAGTACAACTTTACTGTTGAAAGAGAGGCTTAAAATGGAACGTTATAGCCAGTTAAAAAAAGGTGAAAAAGGTGCATGGCTGAGCATTATTGTCTATCTTGTGTTATCAGCGGTAAAGCTTGTGATAGGTACTCTTTTCTTCTCCGATGCATTGCGTGCAGATGGCCTAAACAATGTCACAGATATTGTGGCATCGATAGCTGTTTTAATTGGGTTGCGTATCTCACAAAAGCCACCTGATGCCAATCATCCTTATGGTCATTTTCGAGCTGAACATATCGCATCGCTTTTTGCAGCGTTTATTATGGCTGCCATCGGTTTACAAGTATTGGTGGAGGCTGTACGATCCTTTATGGCTGAACAACCGCCACCAGATCCTATAGCTGGTTGGGTTGGAGCTGCGTGCGCTCTCATTATGTTTGGGGTTTATCGATACAATAAAAACCTTGCATCAGAAGTAAACAGTCAGGCGCTTTATGCCATTGCCGCTGATAACCGCTCTGATGCACTTGTTAGCGTCGGTGCAACGATTAGTATTCTTGCCTCTCAGTGGAACATCGCATGGTTAGATACGGCTACTGCTTTGATTATTGGCTTATTAATTTGTTATACAGCTTTTGATATTTTTCAAAAGGCTACACTTTCATTAACCGATGGATTTAATGAACAAGATTTAAATATGTACCGGGAAACAATAGAAGTGATTCACCATGTTGAGGCCTTAAAACATGTAAAAGCTAGACAGGTCGGTTCCAGCATTTACGCTGATGTTGTCATTGAAGTCCATCCTGATCTTAATGTACAAGAAAGTCATCAAATTGCTGACCGGGTTGAAGCAATAATGAGAGAGAAACATAATATTTCGTATACACATGTTCATGTAGAGCCTTCAAACCAAGCAAAAAAAGACTAATATTGATGTGGATAGTAAAATAGCAATATATCTTCTACAGGAGAATGCTTTCTGCTTGTTTAAATCACAAATGGCGAATGATTCTGTAATCGAATCATTCGCCATTTGTGTATTGATTTTAATAACGTTCCAGAATCTGTTTTTGATTTTAAAACATTCTGAAAAAATAGTTTATAAGGTTTGCGAGCGGGTAAATATTAATAAAGAAGACGAGGTCAAAGACCCCGCCTTTCTTCCATTAATCTAGAATGGTTACATTGATTGTTTTGCGACCAAATGATACAGCATCACCGTGCGACTGCATATAAAGGTCTACTTTGTTTCCATTAATTGCCCCACCGGTATCACCAGCGATTGCTTCTCCGTACCCTTCAACATATACACGAGAACCGAGAGGGATCACGCTTGGATCAACAGCAATGACTTTTTGATTTGGATTTGCATTTAAGTCAATACCTGTAGCTGTTACACCACTGCATCCAGCACAGTTCGCTGTATAAGCTGTAGCTTCAACTTGAATGGTTTGACCAGTTGCTTCACTTGATTGATTACTAGTTTGTGTTTCTTCAACAGATTCCTCAGCTTGAGTTGATTCTTCTGTGACAGATTCTTCTTGTACAGGTTGTTCTTGTGCAGGTTCCTCTGCAGCTGTTTCTTCTTGTACTTCTGCAGGTGCCTCTTCTGTGGCTGGCTCTGATTCTTGTACAGGCTCAGCTTGCTCTGCAACTTCTTCTTGTTGTTGTGGCTGTTCCGTCTCAGTAGTGGTTTCCTGAGTTTCTGGTTCAGCGGTTACTTCTTCGGCTTTTGTTTCCGTTTTTTGCTCAATCACTTTTTCTGATGCTGTATAGTAAAGCTCTTTAAATGTATTTGGTCCAGCAATTCCGTCTACAGAAAGATTATGCTGCGACTGGAATGATTTAACGGCTTCTTTCGTATTTGGTCCAAAAATCCCGTCTTGACCACCGTTTAGAAAACCAAGCACATTTAACTGGCCTTGTAGTTCTTCAACAATCTCTCCAGTATCACCTTCAGATAGTACATGAAGTGCACCTACTGTTTGAGCTCCGGCTACTCCGTCAGATTCTAACTGATATTTCTCTTGAAATGCTTTTACTGCATTTTGAGTTTCAATTGTGAACGTGCCATTTATTTCATCAGTGAAGAATCCTCTATCGGATAACAACTCTTGTAGTTGTTCAACGTTCTTACCTTCATCTCCCTTATTTAGGGTATCAAAACTGCTCGCTTCCGAGATACTCGGTGAAGCAAACAAGACAAATCCAGCTGTCGCTACTGGTAACGTTACATAACGAAGTGTTTTAAATGGAATTTTAGCATTCATATTGCCAACCTCCTTTGATTTCAACCACTGCCACATACAGTACCAGTCCGTCAGAAATCTATCAATCCTTTGGTGACCTAATTAAACGAATTGAAATCTTAATGTAATAAAAGTCAAAGGAGGGACATTTTCATTCCAATATTTGGTCTATTGACAAGCCTTTAATTTGAGATTTACACACAATTACAGAGATTTATACCGCATTTTATGTAGTGCAATAATATTTAACCTATTATCCTAGTGAAAATGAGCTAAAAATAAGGATTTCAACAGATTTCGCCTCATTTTAACCCGCTTAACATGTCACACCTGTAACGATCCTGTTATATAAGCATGATTCGACAGCCTTATTTTATACACGTTCTCTCCAACAACCTGATTTGATTAAGGATAAATGTGCGGTTTTCATCGCCGGGAATACATACACCAGTGCTTGACTCACGCCTACCTTCCGATACACATTAAGTTCAACTCGATTGTAATCATTCTTTAGTTCGTCTCCTATATACCCTTCTAATGCATCAATTTTAAGAAGGATTTCGTCTGTTACTTCATATAATTCTCCCCAAACGGTATGGCTCGTCTCATCCACGCACACAGCTGGGTA comes from the Alkalihalobacillus sp. FSL W8-0930 genome and includes:
- a CDS encoding sulfate/molybdate ABC transporter ATP-binding protein, translated to MSIEINNVSKYFGDFKALEQIRLSIKKGELIALLGPSGSGKTSLLRIIAGLESASEGSIFFNEQDMTDVDAVSRHVGFVFQHYALFSHMTVADNISYGLRVRPRRVRPSKKDMNAKVDELLNLVKLDGLQKRYPSQLSGGQRQRVALARALAVQPEVLLLDEPFGALDAKVRKELRRWLRNLHNQFDVTSIFVTHDQEEAMDVADRIVVMNKGRIEQIGTPDEVYEHPNSPFVFDFLGNVNLFKGRVQEGNLTSGTITLRTSGSPKHENKEVVGYIRPHQMQLHQTHVEGAFPIKISHIQPVGPIVFIEAEKVNEGELIDIELPKNEFTPLGLKVGDLVYSRPNQVHVFSPEEFSI
- the cysT gene encoding sulfate ABC transporter permease subunit CysT, with translation MRTLRFKEESIIPGFSLTLGMTLMYLGLIVLIPISMIFIQTSNMSFSDYWNTVTSPRVVASYKLSIGAALAAALINGVFGLLLAWILVRYSFPGKKIIDGIIDLPFALPTAVAGIALTTIYTSDGWVGKYFDLLGIKIAFTPLGVMTALIFIGLPFVVRMVEPVLKDLNKELEEASSSLGANGFHTFTKVIMPVLFPALLSGMSLAFARALGEYGSVVFISGNMPMKTEITPLLIMNQLEQFNYEGATAIASVMLLFSFLLLFLMNLIQWWASKRHT
- a CDS encoding ABC transporter ATP-binding protein, yielding MAATVDKLRLTFPGSGKLLFKDLSIKISEGEKVLILGPSGSGKSTLLQVLTGLVPSAINLPLKYDKLTHPKSWGYVFQDPDSQFCMPYVDEEIAFVLENLGVPREKMDQQIKSVLELVGLELDELHTPISQLSQGMKQRLAIASVLALEPSTFFFDEPTAMLDPKGTEHMWNLIQSVTKDQTVIIVEHKIDHILDFVERVIVLDDSGQVIADGQTDDIFRTYKQTLRNYGIWYPGVWEEYVSEREWLPEWINQNQHPIIELEDFQVVRRKEIKLTVPSLRVYPGEWICITGKNGAGKSTLLLGLMNVLRTRGSYKVNQALIKKKDRISHLLGFVFQNPEYQFITNHVSEEIAFTLRQEGRSSVEIEKTVEQTLSAFMLTQHKQQHPYQLSVGQKRRLSVATALVGQQKVLLLDEPTFGQDAKNTFALLEMMESLKNQGVTIMMVTHDEEIVHSFATRVWNVKDGEVFETEPLENRVKRVESR
- a CDS encoding ECF transporter S component; this encodes MKKRLTLTDILVTVIIAVVFGIVYRLWGPVNDSLKLFPLQVNELMYGMWFIAATVAFLIIRKPGVALVAETAAASGEFIVGSQYGLEVLIYGVMQGLGAELVFALFMYKSYSVLTTSLAGAASAGGSFVMDWNRGYMADLVGWNVTLVIILRTISGILIAGVFAYYLVRALEKTGVTDLLRPSSKKDFDTLDS
- a CDS encoding sulfate ABC transporter substrate-binding protein, whose translation is MKPNRTRSFVKFTSIPALLIALSACGSSDQAAGDGDTIDLLNVSYDPTRELYEDFNKAFAEHWKGETGQTITFNQSHGGSGSQARSVIDGLQADVVTLALAYDIDVLHDSRDLIPEDWQSRLPDNSTPYTSTITFLVREGNPKNIQDWDDLIRDDVEVVTPNPKTSGGARWNYLAGWAWAEEEFGSEDAAKQYISDLYQNVSVLDSGARGATTSFVERGIGDVLLAWENEAILSTEELGENEFDIVAPSISILTEPPVAVVDENVDKKGTREVAEAYLEYLYTDEGQRLAAEHYYRPRNEEILNEFSEYFPEIQLVTIDDTFGGWQEAQEKHFSDGGVFDQIYEQ
- a CDS encoding HAD family hydrolase codes for the protein MIKAVFFDLDDTLLWDQQSVQKAFDATCDYAAEQDERIKAEELEHAVREEARQLYASYETFPFTQMIGINPFEGLWANFQDREEEFQKLKELAPGYRLASWDLGLKKCGVENRELAKELSEKFPLERRKNPIVYEETFKVLDRLKEDYKLLLLTNGSPDLQNIKLELTPELVPYFDHIVISGAYGKGKPDKGIFEHALSLMELEKEEVIMVGDNLMTDILGAQRAGISSIWVNRKDQTTADVEPTYEITSLLEVETVLEKHS
- a CDS encoding branched-chain amino acid aminotransferase, whose amino-acid sequence is MSDQTLEIMTATHHKTKPDPETLEFGKTFTDHMFIMDYTNENGWHSPRIIPYQPLTLDPAAMIYHYGQTVFEGLKAYRTDDDRVLLFRPEQNFKRLNLSSDRLSIPDIDTDIVLEYLNELVKLDKDWIPTYEGTSLYIRPFIIATEPNLSVAPSSSYKFMIILSPVGSYYKEGIAPVGIYVEDEYTRAALGGTGMAKTAGNYSAAYKAQDKATAHGQAQVLWLDSSEKKYIEEVGSMNVFFKIDGEVVTPALSGSILEGITRKSIIELLKSWDLPVSERKISIDEVLHAIKENRLEEAFGTGTAAVISPIGELSWKGEQSLINNRETGPLAARLYETLTGIQKGRIEDPFNWTYEVK
- a CDS encoding energy-coupling factor transporter transmembrane component T, producing the protein MNSLYNVHETWLTRVNPSIKLVLSIFLFFYMIFIHNPSHLVYLTIVLSVILYVFSGHPLRYLLLYSLPFILVFISSASSMIFFGRGDTIWYTWGLIQISEESFYRGIHLGFRALAFAILGMIFALTTKPVLLFYSMMQQLRIPSKYAYSFLASIRMIPIMFEEFQTLRYALIIRQAVPEKGLKGFYKKLQFFSIPLLAQSIRRAQRIAVAMEAKRFTQATERTFYYETNVRSWDFLFFVVILLAPLLTFYLAEAIPLFDRTDVRYFTS
- the cysW gene encoding sulfate ABC transporter permease subunit CysW; this translates as MNHKSVYSKPKKKKTWVKWVLLSIALLFLSLVLILPLTAIFVRAFAGGWSVYVQSITDPAALSAIKLTLLTVAIVVPLNTIFGVTAAWALSKFQFKGRSFLITLIDLPFAVSPVIAGLVFVLLFGVHGLLGEWLLANNIQIIFAVPGIVLASMFVTVPFVARQLIPLMQAQGTAEEEASLSLGANGWRTFWHVTLPNIKWGLLYGVILCNARVIGEFGAVSVVSGKIRGLTNTMPLHVEILYNEYMFTAAFAVASLMSILAIITLVIKNIVEKKSPQL